In the Wyeomyia smithii strain HCP4-BCI-WySm-NY-G18 chromosome 2, ASM2978416v1, whole genome shotgun sequence genome, one interval contains:
- the LOC129721836 gene encoding uncharacterized protein LOC129721836 isoform X4 codes for MDLLKNLQYYRGMSSEYISVSRAAIRRVDISYCSYQMAPSAGKNPPGGNQIGPPDVNEMTLGWNSNIKQENQRPPVFNPEDYVISLKKYGRRGTNGNFKSIYDTSPGEEPKPDKQQQLIDANRSHTLPHKNSEYRSPIPAPPEMDSEMTLRQFGSVTDLLTKLRADLRASFPSFVQEFVSCPLDGVSLLLEVLRAVQLSQSMPMNGTTTMPAPGAMPRTNQSYQRRALLDELACLQCLSICCTRSPEAGARLGTTAIGLLPLAAAATGTGIRSRIVALQLLTIACDKSALCDGTQRSQQQGHTAVSEALSTLRLRCAEPVRFRLLVGMLNSGGGSGELQAVGMKFINTFLESAESVQVRLYLQAELFQAGLDPAQMCKIISSTSPWLERLRTEVKRWEAIRIDIEQLQCQARSAEQVRSRLVILERRVQILHEEKTVLTTMERRLQERCAELQREVLRLKGNQSHEASSSLDKRPVALPRQVPPQPKRNTSENDDEGISSSETGQSSTPEPPRVFPTKEGSGSNSHKFSISLNQDNACPSNDINNNDDDTNATIEDVIEELQNIVNDAEREISDQNEVLFHQMNNVNEKCMYSLEINAEHEIVPVNLLPHPPRKSRSLAHLISTPSDGDGSAYDLMLANSDTKIDFFEDEAKDKTPSKSFVDSSFYADETTPETVVRPDVIHTAADSQVHQRSRASTKDSNRAILNVIMDARDKESRMTRAQSLEREVSQKMPAQQFNGVFFMTDMNTAGKYPKPDITAALEAKKVTKNLDRLGAYGVDSMIDIVMTNEQRQAAIKAGQGFQKGRSNHQHSNGGTVTSNATPNGKNTNANNNFKLRSQTHYLGNGPLLRENSRSQTNLGSKVTDLPSGLY; via the exons TGACATTTCATACTGCTCATACCAGATGGCTCCCAGTGCCGGAAAAAACCCTCCTGGAGGGAACCAGATAGGTCCACCGGATGTGAACGAGATGACGTTGGGCTGGAACTCAAACATTAAG CAGGAAAATCAGCGCCCTCCCGTATTCAACCCAGAAGACTACGTAAtctcattgaaaaaatacggCCGCAGAGGAACCAATGGCAACTTTAAATCCATATACGACACATCCCCCGGGGAGGAACCGAAACCGGACAAACAGCAGCAACTCATTGACGCAAATCGGTCTCACACATTACCACATAAAAATTCCGAATATCG ATCCCCGATCCCTGCTCCGCCAGAAATGGACAGCGAGATGACCCTTCGGCAGTTTGGTTCCGTGACCGACTTGCTGACCAAATTGAGAGCGGATCTGCGGGCCTCATTCCCGAG TTTCGTTCAAGAGTTCGTCTCCTGTCCACTGGATGGCGTGAGCCTTCTGCTGGAAGTGCTGCGAGCCGTCCAGCTCAGCCAAAGCATGCCGATGAATGGAACCACCACGATGCCGGCTCCGGGAGCGATGCCAAGAACCAATCAGTCGTACCAACGACGCGCTCTGCTAGATGAGTTAGCGTGTTT GCAATGTTTAAGTATCTGTTGCACCAGAAGTCCGGAAGCCGGAGCACGTCTGGGGACCACAGCAATCGGACTTCTACCACTGGCGGCTGCAGCCACAGGTACCGGTATTCGGTCCAGAATAGTTGCGTTGCAACTACTTACAATAGCCTGCGATAAGTCAGCTCTTTGTGACGGAACTCAGCGTAGTCAACAGCAAGGCCACACTGCTGTATCGGAAGCTTTGTCTacacttcgtcttcgatgcgcGGAACCGGTTCGATTTAGGCTGCTCGTCGGGATGTTGAACAGTGGAGGGGGATCCGGAGAATTGCAAGCTGTTGGGATGAAATTTATCAACACCTTTTTGGAGAGTGCAGAAAGCGTCCAAGTACGGCTGTACTTACAAGCTGAACTTTTCCAGGCTGGATTGGATCCGGCCCAAATGTGTAAGATAATTTCCTCCACCTCTCCTTGGCTAGAACGTCTGCGAACCGAGGTCAAGCGGTGGGAAGCGATACGGATAGACATTGAACAGCTGCAGTGTCAGGCCCGGTCCGCGGAACAAGTGCGCAGCCGTTTAGTAATACTTGAACGTCGAGTGCAAATTTTGCACGAAGAAAAAACTGTTCTAACCACAATGGAGAGAAGACTGCAGGAGCGTTGTGCAGAATTACAACGAGAAGTACTTAGACTTAAAGGTAATCAAAGCCATGAGGCATCGAGCAGTCTCGATAAGAGGCCAGTTGCTTTACCAAGACAGGTTCCACCGCAACCCAAGAGGAATACCTCCGAAAACGATGATGAAGGTATTAGCAGCTCTGAAACTGGGCAATCATCTACACCAGAACCACCACGAGTCTTTCCGACGAAGGAGGGCTCCGGGTCCAACTCGCACAAATTCAGCATCTCATTGAATCAGGACAATGCTTGTCCCAGCAACGACATTAACAATAACGATGACGATACAAATGCAACCATAGAAGATGTAATCGAAGAGTTGCAAAACATTGTGAATGATGCCGAACGAGAAATTTCCGATCAAAACGAAGTTCTCTTCCATCAGATGAACAACgtaaacgaaaagtgcatgtACAGTTTGGAGATAAATGCGGAACACGAAATAGTACCTGTAAACCTGTTACCTCACCCACCCCGTAAGTCCCGTTCCCTGGCACATCTTATTTCAACTCCCTCGGACGGAGACGGTTCCGCATACGACCTGATGCTGGCGAACAGTGACACCAAAATAGATTTTTTCGAAGACGAAGCCAAAGATAAAACACCGAGCAAATCATTCGTTGACAGCAGCTTCTACGCTGACGAGACGACCCCAGAAACGGTCGTCCGTCCGGATGTTATCCACACTGCAGCCGATTCGCAGGTTCACCAGAGAAGCCGTGCATCGACCAAAGATTCCAACCGCGCCATACTGAATGTTATTATGGATGCTCGGGACAAAGAGTCTCGAATGACTCGTGCTCAGTCACTGGAACGGGaagtttcccaaaaaatgccCGCTCAGCAGTTTAACGGCGTATTTTTTATGACCGATATGAATACCGCAGGAAAGTATCCGAAACCGGACATCACCGCTGCTCTGGAGGCGAAGAAAGTAACCAAGAATCTCGACCGCTTGGGTGCTTACGGGGTTGATTCTATGATCGACATCGTCATGACTAACGAGCAGCGGCAGGCGGCCATTAAGGCTGGCCAGGGTTTCCAGAAGGGACGCTCAAATCATCAACATTCGAACGGCGGCACAGTAACCAGTAACGCAACGCCCAACGGTAAAAACACCAATGCAAATAATAATTTCAAACTTCGCTCTCAAACGCACTATCTCGGAAATGGGCCCCTGCTGAGAGAAAATAGTCGCAGCCAGACGAACCTTGGCTCGAAGGTTACGGATCTTCCCTCAGGTCTATACTAG
- the LOC129721836 gene encoding uncharacterized protein LOC129721836 isoform X3, which translates to MESEIGKIENLAPPTRVSRNPGGKMTRGKMRSNMKKMKSLDELNLNVNSPVYRDFLLGLSDISYCSYQMAPSAGKNPPGGNQIGPPDVNEMTLGWNSNIKQENQRPPVFNPEDYVISLKKYGRRGTNGNFKSIYDTSPGEEPKPDKQQQLIDANRSHTLPHKNSEYRSPIPAPPEMDSEMTLRQFGSVTDLLTKLRADLRASFPSFVQEFVSCPLDGVSLLLEVLRAVQLSQSMPMNGTTTMPAPGAMPRTNQSYQRRALLDELACLQCLSICCTRSPEAGARLGTTAIGLLPLAAAATGTGIRSRIVALQLLTIACDKSALCDGTQRSQQQGHTAVSEALSTLRLRCAEPVRFRLLVGMLNSGGGSGELQAVGMKFINTFLESAESVQVRLYLQAELFQAGLDPAQMCKIISSTSPWLERLRTEVKRWEAIRIDIEQLQCQARSAEQVRSRLVILERRVQILHEEKTVLTTMERRLQERCAELQREVLRLKGNQSHEASSSLDKRPVALPRQVPPQPKRNTSENDDEGISSSETGQSSTPEPPRVFPTKEGSGSNSHKFSISLNQDNACPSNDINNNDDDTNATIEDVIEELQNIVNDAEREISDQNEVLFHQMNNVNEKCMYSLEINAEHEIVPVNLLPHPPRKSRSLAHLISTPSDGDGSAYDLMLANSDTKIDFFEDEAKDKTPSKSFVDSSFYADETTPETVVRPDVIHTAADSQVHQRSRASTKDSNRAILNVIMDARDKESRMTRAQSLEREVSQKMPAQQFNGVFFMTDMNTAGKYPKPDITAALEAKKVTKNLDRLGAYGVDSMIDIVMTNEQRQAAIKAGQGFQKGRSNHQHSNGGTVTSNATPNGKNTNANNNFKLRSQTHYLGNGPLLRENSRSQTNLGSKVTDLPSGLY; encoded by the exons TGACATTTCATACTGCTCATACCAGATGGCTCCCAGTGCCGGAAAAAACCCTCCTGGAGGGAACCAGATAGGTCCACCGGATGTGAACGAGATGACGTTGGGCTGGAACTCAAACATTAAG CAGGAAAATCAGCGCCCTCCCGTATTCAACCCAGAAGACTACGTAAtctcattgaaaaaatacggCCGCAGAGGAACCAATGGCAACTTTAAATCCATATACGACACATCCCCCGGGGAGGAACCGAAACCGGACAAACAGCAGCAACTCATTGACGCAAATCGGTCTCACACATTACCACATAAAAATTCCGAATATCG ATCCCCGATCCCTGCTCCGCCAGAAATGGACAGCGAGATGACCCTTCGGCAGTTTGGTTCCGTGACCGACTTGCTGACCAAATTGAGAGCGGATCTGCGGGCCTCATTCCCGAG TTTCGTTCAAGAGTTCGTCTCCTGTCCACTGGATGGCGTGAGCCTTCTGCTGGAAGTGCTGCGAGCCGTCCAGCTCAGCCAAAGCATGCCGATGAATGGAACCACCACGATGCCGGCTCCGGGAGCGATGCCAAGAACCAATCAGTCGTACCAACGACGCGCTCTGCTAGATGAGTTAGCGTGTTT GCAATGTTTAAGTATCTGTTGCACCAGAAGTCCGGAAGCCGGAGCACGTCTGGGGACCACAGCAATCGGACTTCTACCACTGGCGGCTGCAGCCACAGGTACCGGTATTCGGTCCAGAATAGTTGCGTTGCAACTACTTACAATAGCCTGCGATAAGTCAGCTCTTTGTGACGGAACTCAGCGTAGTCAACAGCAAGGCCACACTGCTGTATCGGAAGCTTTGTCTacacttcgtcttcgatgcgcGGAACCGGTTCGATTTAGGCTGCTCGTCGGGATGTTGAACAGTGGAGGGGGATCCGGAGAATTGCAAGCTGTTGGGATGAAATTTATCAACACCTTTTTGGAGAGTGCAGAAAGCGTCCAAGTACGGCTGTACTTACAAGCTGAACTTTTCCAGGCTGGATTGGATCCGGCCCAAATGTGTAAGATAATTTCCTCCACCTCTCCTTGGCTAGAACGTCTGCGAACCGAGGTCAAGCGGTGGGAAGCGATACGGATAGACATTGAACAGCTGCAGTGTCAGGCCCGGTCCGCGGAACAAGTGCGCAGCCGTTTAGTAATACTTGAACGTCGAGTGCAAATTTTGCACGAAGAAAAAACTGTTCTAACCACAATGGAGAGAAGACTGCAGGAGCGTTGTGCAGAATTACAACGAGAAGTACTTAGACTTAAAGGTAATCAAAGCCATGAGGCATCGAGCAGTCTCGATAAGAGGCCAGTTGCTTTACCAAGACAGGTTCCACCGCAACCCAAGAGGAATACCTCCGAAAACGATGATGAAGGTATTAGCAGCTCTGAAACTGGGCAATCATCTACACCAGAACCACCACGAGTCTTTCCGACGAAGGAGGGCTCCGGGTCCAACTCGCACAAATTCAGCATCTCATTGAATCAGGACAATGCTTGTCCCAGCAACGACATTAACAATAACGATGACGATACAAATGCAACCATAGAAGATGTAATCGAAGAGTTGCAAAACATTGTGAATGATGCCGAACGAGAAATTTCCGATCAAAACGAAGTTCTCTTCCATCAGATGAACAACgtaaacgaaaagtgcatgtACAGTTTGGAGATAAATGCGGAACACGAAATAGTACCTGTAAACCTGTTACCTCACCCACCCCGTAAGTCCCGTTCCCTGGCACATCTTATTTCAACTCCCTCGGACGGAGACGGTTCCGCATACGACCTGATGCTGGCGAACAGTGACACCAAAATAGATTTTTTCGAAGACGAAGCCAAAGATAAAACACCGAGCAAATCATTCGTTGACAGCAGCTTCTACGCTGACGAGACGACCCCAGAAACGGTCGTCCGTCCGGATGTTATCCACACTGCAGCCGATTCGCAGGTTCACCAGAGAAGCCGTGCATCGACCAAAGATTCCAACCGCGCCATACTGAATGTTATTATGGATGCTCGGGACAAAGAGTCTCGAATGACTCGTGCTCAGTCACTGGAACGGGaagtttcccaaaaaatgccCGCTCAGCAGTTTAACGGCGTATTTTTTATGACCGATATGAATACCGCAGGAAAGTATCCGAAACCGGACATCACCGCTGCTCTGGAGGCGAAGAAAGTAACCAAGAATCTCGACCGCTTGGGTGCTTACGGGGTTGATTCTATGATCGACATCGTCATGACTAACGAGCAGCGGCAGGCGGCCATTAAGGCTGGCCAGGGTTTCCAGAAGGGACGCTCAAATCATCAACATTCGAACGGCGGCACAGTAACCAGTAACGCAACGCCCAACGGTAAAAACACCAATGCAAATAATAATTTCAAACTTCGCTCTCAAACGCACTATCTCGGAAATGGGCCCCTGCTGAGAGAAAATAGTCGCAGCCAGACGAACCTTGGCTCGAAGGTTACGGATCTTCCCTCAGGTCTATACTAG
- the LOC129721836 gene encoding uncharacterized protein LOC129721836 isoform X5, translating to MAPSAGKNPPGGNQIGPPDVNEMTLGWNSNIKQENQRPPVFNPEDYVISLKKYGRRGTNGNFKSIYDTSPGEEPKPDKQQQLIDANRSHTLPHKNSEYRSPIPAPPEMDSEMTLRQFGSVTDLLTKLRADLRASFPSFVQEFVSCPLDGVSLLLEVLRAVQLSQSMPMNGTTTMPAPGAMPRTNQSYQRRALLDELACLQCLSICCTRSPEAGARLGTTAIGLLPLAAAATGTGIRSRIVALQLLTIACDKSALCDGTQRSQQQGHTAVSEALSTLRLRCAEPVRFRLLVGMLNSGGGSGELQAVGMKFINTFLESAESVQVRLYLQAELFQAGLDPAQMCKIISSTSPWLERLRTEVKRWEAIRIDIEQLQCQARSAEQVRSRLVILERRVQILHEEKTVLTTMERRLQERCAELQREVLRLKGNQSHEASSSLDKRPVALPRQVPPQPKRNTSENDDEGISSSETGQSSTPEPPRVFPTKEGSGSNSHKFSISLNQDNACPSNDINNNDDDTNATIEDVIEELQNIVNDAEREISDQNEVLFHQMNNVNEKCMYSLEINAEHEIVPVNLLPHPPRKSRSLAHLISTPSDGDGSAYDLMLANSDTKIDFFEDEAKDKTPSKSFVDSSFYADETTPETVVRPDVIHTAADSQVHQRSRASTKDSNRAILNVIMDARDKESRMTRAQSLEREVSQKMPAQQFNGVFFMTDMNTAGKYPKPDITAALEAKKVTKNLDRLGAYGVDSMIDIVMTNEQRQAAIKAGQGFQKGRSNHQHSNGGTVTSNATPNGKNTNANNNFKLRSQTHYLGNGPLLRENSRSQTNLGSKVTDLPSGLY from the exons ATGGCTCCCAGTGCCGGAAAAAACCCTCCTGGAGGGAACCAGATAGGTCCACCGGATGTGAACGAGATGACGTTGGGCTGGAACTCAAACATTAAG CAGGAAAATCAGCGCCCTCCCGTATTCAACCCAGAAGACTACGTAAtctcattgaaaaaatacggCCGCAGAGGAACCAATGGCAACTTTAAATCCATATACGACACATCCCCCGGGGAGGAACCGAAACCGGACAAACAGCAGCAACTCATTGACGCAAATCGGTCTCACACATTACCACATAAAAATTCCGAATATCG ATCCCCGATCCCTGCTCCGCCAGAAATGGACAGCGAGATGACCCTTCGGCAGTTTGGTTCCGTGACCGACTTGCTGACCAAATTGAGAGCGGATCTGCGGGCCTCATTCCCGAG TTTCGTTCAAGAGTTCGTCTCCTGTCCACTGGATGGCGTGAGCCTTCTGCTGGAAGTGCTGCGAGCCGTCCAGCTCAGCCAAAGCATGCCGATGAATGGAACCACCACGATGCCGGCTCCGGGAGCGATGCCAAGAACCAATCAGTCGTACCAACGACGCGCTCTGCTAGATGAGTTAGCGTGTTT GCAATGTTTAAGTATCTGTTGCACCAGAAGTCCGGAAGCCGGAGCACGTCTGGGGACCACAGCAATCGGACTTCTACCACTGGCGGCTGCAGCCACAGGTACCGGTATTCGGTCCAGAATAGTTGCGTTGCAACTACTTACAATAGCCTGCGATAAGTCAGCTCTTTGTGACGGAACTCAGCGTAGTCAACAGCAAGGCCACACTGCTGTATCGGAAGCTTTGTCTacacttcgtcttcgatgcgcGGAACCGGTTCGATTTAGGCTGCTCGTCGGGATGTTGAACAGTGGAGGGGGATCCGGAGAATTGCAAGCTGTTGGGATGAAATTTATCAACACCTTTTTGGAGAGTGCAGAAAGCGTCCAAGTACGGCTGTACTTACAAGCTGAACTTTTCCAGGCTGGATTGGATCCGGCCCAAATGTGTAAGATAATTTCCTCCACCTCTCCTTGGCTAGAACGTCTGCGAACCGAGGTCAAGCGGTGGGAAGCGATACGGATAGACATTGAACAGCTGCAGTGTCAGGCCCGGTCCGCGGAACAAGTGCGCAGCCGTTTAGTAATACTTGAACGTCGAGTGCAAATTTTGCACGAAGAAAAAACTGTTCTAACCACAATGGAGAGAAGACTGCAGGAGCGTTGTGCAGAATTACAACGAGAAGTACTTAGACTTAAAGGTAATCAAAGCCATGAGGCATCGAGCAGTCTCGATAAGAGGCCAGTTGCTTTACCAAGACAGGTTCCACCGCAACCCAAGAGGAATACCTCCGAAAACGATGATGAAGGTATTAGCAGCTCTGAAACTGGGCAATCATCTACACCAGAACCACCACGAGTCTTTCCGACGAAGGAGGGCTCCGGGTCCAACTCGCACAAATTCAGCATCTCATTGAATCAGGACAATGCTTGTCCCAGCAACGACATTAACAATAACGATGACGATACAAATGCAACCATAGAAGATGTAATCGAAGAGTTGCAAAACATTGTGAATGATGCCGAACGAGAAATTTCCGATCAAAACGAAGTTCTCTTCCATCAGATGAACAACgtaaacgaaaagtgcatgtACAGTTTGGAGATAAATGCGGAACACGAAATAGTACCTGTAAACCTGTTACCTCACCCACCCCGTAAGTCCCGTTCCCTGGCACATCTTATTTCAACTCCCTCGGACGGAGACGGTTCCGCATACGACCTGATGCTGGCGAACAGTGACACCAAAATAGATTTTTTCGAAGACGAAGCCAAAGATAAAACACCGAGCAAATCATTCGTTGACAGCAGCTTCTACGCTGACGAGACGACCCCAGAAACGGTCGTCCGTCCGGATGTTATCCACACTGCAGCCGATTCGCAGGTTCACCAGAGAAGCCGTGCATCGACCAAAGATTCCAACCGCGCCATACTGAATGTTATTATGGATGCTCGGGACAAAGAGTCTCGAATGACTCGTGCTCAGTCACTGGAACGGGaagtttcccaaaaaatgccCGCTCAGCAGTTTAACGGCGTATTTTTTATGACCGATATGAATACCGCAGGAAAGTATCCGAAACCGGACATCACCGCTGCTCTGGAGGCGAAGAAAGTAACCAAGAATCTCGACCGCTTGGGTGCTTACGGGGTTGATTCTATGATCGACATCGTCATGACTAACGAGCAGCGGCAGGCGGCCATTAAGGCTGGCCAGGGTTTCCAGAAGGGACGCTCAAATCATCAACATTCGAACGGCGGCACAGTAACCAGTAACGCAACGCCCAACGGTAAAAACACCAATGCAAATAATAATTTCAAACTTCGCTCTCAAACGCACTATCTCGGAAATGGGCCCCTGCTGAGAGAAAATAGTCGCAGCCAGACGAACCTTGGCTCGAAGGTTACGGATCTTCCCTCAGGTCTATACTAG